A genomic segment from Pistricoccus aurantiacus encodes:
- the prmB gene encoding 50S ribosomal protein L3 N(5)-glutamine methyltransferase, translating into MTASYSSTDSTLTLSDAQIGETLVSLRDFLRWAASEFHVSGLHYGHGTDSAWDEAVALVLGALHLPWDVDPTVLDARLLLMERARIAALVRRRIETREPLPYLLGEAFFAGYPFTVDERVLIPRSPIAELIEHGFTARFPEEPPARVLDLCCGSGCIGIATALTLPTAEVLLTDLSEEAVAVAKINITRHDLGRRVRALTSDVFDGLDGRRFDLIVSNPPYVDARDLAAMPAEYRHEPAMALGAGKDGLDIVRRILREARRYLNDGGVLIVEVGNSDRQLEAAYPAVPFLWLEFERGGQGVFALTAEELDAHAASFA; encoded by the coding sequence GTGACAGCTTCATATTCTTCCACCGATTCCACCCTGACCCTGAGCGACGCGCAGATCGGCGAAACCTTGGTCAGCCTGCGGGATTTCCTGCGCTGGGCGGCCAGCGAGTTTCACGTCAGCGGTTTGCATTACGGACATGGCACGGATTCCGCCTGGGACGAGGCGGTAGCGCTGGTCCTGGGCGCCCTTCATCTGCCTTGGGACGTGGACCCGACGGTGCTGGACGCGCGGCTGTTGCTCATGGAGCGGGCGCGTATCGCCGCCCTGGTTCGGCGTCGTATCGAGACACGAGAACCGCTGCCTTACCTGCTCGGCGAGGCCTTTTTCGCGGGCTATCCCTTTACCGTCGATGAGCGGGTGCTGATTCCACGCTCGCCCATCGCGGAGTTGATCGAGCATGGATTTACCGCCCGGTTCCCGGAGGAGCCGCCGGCCAGAGTGCTCGATCTCTGTTGCGGCTCCGGCTGTATCGGCATCGCCACGGCGCTGACGCTGCCCACTGCTGAGGTGCTCCTCACCGACCTGAGCGAAGAGGCCGTTGCGGTCGCCAAGATCAATATCACCCGGCATGATCTGGGCAGGCGGGTGCGCGCGCTGACGAGCGATGTGTTCGATGGCCTGGACGGTCGACGCTTTGATCTGATCGTCTCGAACCCGCCCTACGTGGATGCTCGGGATCTGGCCGCCATGCCCGCGGAGTATCGTCATGAACCCGCCATGGCCCTGGGGGCCGGCAAGGATGGCCTGGATATTGTGCGGCGTATCCTGCGGGAGGCGCGCCGGTATCTGAACGACGGCGGCGTGCTGATCGTCGAGGTCGGCAATTCCGACCGGCAGCTGGAAGCCGCCTACCCGGCAGTGCCGTTTCTCTGGCTCGAGTTCGAGCGCGGCGGTCAGGGTGTTTTCGCGTTGACCGCAGAGGAACTCGACGCTCACGCAGCATCTTTTGCTTGA
- the sixA gene encoding phosphohistidine phosphatase SixA, translated as MAEETRSRLWLMRHGEAGSARVDAERPLSERGRMEVSRMAAWFAETCFGGGTAREPNRLRILASPYRRAQQTASLMAKPLGIKVETLEIVTPEDAIEPVIDWLMSQPAQDRLVISHMPLVAELTGRLVEGDGQARAGFPTAAIASLEAEVWAAGCAYLQGFHTPDNLA; from the coding sequence ATGGCTGAAGAAACGCGATCTCGACTCTGGCTGATGCGTCATGGCGAGGCCGGTTCCGCAAGAGTCGATGCAGAGCGTCCGTTGTCTGAACGTGGGCGGATGGAAGTATCGCGCATGGCAGCCTGGTTTGCAGAAACCTGCTTCGGGGGCGGCACCGCTCGGGAGCCGAATCGGCTGCGCATTCTGGCAAGCCCCTACCGCCGGGCTCAGCAGACCGCGAGCCTCATGGCAAAGCCCTTGGGTATCAAAGTGGAAACCCTGGAAATCGTCACCCCGGAGGATGCCATCGAACCGGTGATCGACTGGCTGATGTCACAGCCGGCGCAAGATAGGCTAGTGATCAGCCATATGCCCCTGGTGGCGGAATTGACTGGACGCCTTGTCGAAGGGGATGGACAGGCGCGCGCGGGTTTCCCCACCGCCGCTATCGCTTCTCTGGAAGCCGAGGTCTGGGCGGCAGGCTGCGCTTATCTGCAGGGTTTTCATACTCCGGACAATCTGGCATAA
- a CDS encoding antibiotic biosynthesis monooxygenase family protein, producing the protein MSFVVNNRVFVKPDYHEEFEQRFKVRASEVDKQPGFIAMRVLRPLGNQAPYVVEVEWEDQAAFRNWIGSDDFKRAHADPLPKEAFNEGGGIEQFDIVVSASR; encoded by the coding sequence ATGAGCTTTGTGGTCAATAACCGCGTCTTCGTCAAACCGGATTATCACGAGGAATTCGAGCAGCGTTTCAAGGTCAGGGCCAGTGAAGTCGACAAGCAGCCCGGCTTTATTGCCATGCGGGTATTGCGCCCCTTGGGCAATCAGGCGCCTTACGTCGTTGAAGTCGAGTGGGAAGATCAGGCGGCGTTTCGCAACTGGATCGGCAGCGATGACTTCAAACGTGCGCATGCCGACCCGCTGCCCAAGGAAGCCTTCAACGAAGGCGGCGGGATTGAGCAGTTCGATATCGTGGTCAGCGCCAGTCGCTAG
- a CDS encoding NAD(P)H-dependent glycerol-3-phosphate dehydrogenase, whose amino-acid sequence MSDSSLQDQSSQEPRLKVAVLGGGSFGTALASIAADNGARVRQWLRDPQLAEQINREHRNGRYLPDYAINPAVSASVDMAWVLEDAALVLVAIPSKAFRDVVRQALPWINDRQILLTTTKGIQEDGFKLMSQILEEETGSTHIGVLSGPNLASEVADKQLTATVIASDDPLTRSRVQKALGCDYFRVYASNDRYGVELGGALKNIYAIAAGMAAALGMGENTRSMLMTRALAEMSRFAVELGANPMTFLGLAGVGDLIVTCSSKLSRNYRVGYALGEGRTLQEAVDALGQVAEGINTVRLVRDKANREGIYMPLAEGLYQVLFEGASPRGMAKMLMLNEQSSDVEFVLSRQAVSQAHQEGDIHG is encoded by the coding sequence ATGTCGGACAGCTCTCTACAGGATCAGTCGTCACAGGAGCCGCGTCTGAAGGTGGCGGTGCTGGGCGGCGGCAGTTTCGGTACCGCGCTTGCCAGTATCGCCGCGGACAACGGCGCCCGGGTTCGCCAGTGGCTGCGCGATCCGCAACTGGCGGAGCAGATCAATCGGGAACATCGCAACGGCCGCTACCTGCCGGATTACGCGATCAATCCGGCGGTCAGCGCCAGTGTCGACATGGCCTGGGTGCTGGAGGATGCGGCGCTGGTACTGGTGGCGATCCCCTCGAAAGCCTTTCGTGATGTGGTTCGCCAGGCGCTTCCCTGGATCAACGATCGTCAGATTCTGTTGACCACCACCAAGGGCATTCAGGAAGACGGCTTCAAGCTGATGAGTCAGATCCTCGAGGAGGAAACCGGCTCTACTCATATCGGGGTCTTGTCCGGTCCGAACCTGGCCTCGGAAGTGGCGGACAAGCAGCTGACCGCCACGGTGATCGCCAGTGATGATCCCTTGACCCGCTCCAGAGTCCAGAAAGCGCTGGGCTGCGATTATTTTCGCGTTTACGCCAGCAATGACCGCTACGGGGTTGAACTAGGCGGCGCGCTCAAGAATATCTACGCCATCGCCGCGGGCATGGCGGCGGCGCTCGGCATGGGGGAAAACACCCGCAGCATGCTGATGACCCGAGCACTGGCGGAAATGAGCCGCTTCGCGGTGGAGCTCGGCGCCAATCCCATGACGTTTCTAGGCCTCGCCGGGGTCGGCGACCTGATCGTGACCTGCTCCTCGAAGCTTTCGCGCAATTATCGCGTGGGTTATGCGCTAGGCGAGGGGCGGACCCTGCAGGAAGCGGTCGACGCTCTCGGCCAGGTGGCGGAAGGGATCAACACGGTGCGGCTGGTGCGGGACAAGGCGAATCGCGAAGGTATCTACATGCCCTTGGCGGAGGGGCTTTATCAGGTACTGTTCGAAGGTGCCTCACCGCGTGGCATGGCCAAGATGCTGATGCTCAACGAGCAGAGCAGCGACGTGGAGTTCGTGCTGTCTCGTCAGGCGGTCAGTCAGGCCCATCAGGAAGGTGACATTCATGGCTGA
- a CDS encoding alpha/beta fold hydrolase → MFHSPPSSATGLPSLVFAHANGFTGSSYQSFLQPLENRFAVHTLDRLGHHPSYPVTPNWQLLREELLAYLAEFPGPVIGVGHSMGGVVMAMAALKAPKRFRCLVMLDPPLMVGMDAMALKLAKRFNLVDRITPAGKSRGRRASWPSHDAMHSDLRVKGLFRRFTPQALEDYVKGATRVDKDGRVHLIFEPRIETEIFRHLPDHLWRLPRKLEVPTALLAGSESDLITPYRRKRLERRGLRVDTVPGGHMYPMEHPEETRRILLATLEQLLETS, encoded by the coding sequence TTGTTTCATTCACCACCCTCCAGCGCAACAGGGCTGCCGAGTCTCGTCTTCGCTCACGCCAACGGCTTTACTGGTTCCAGCTATCAAAGCTTTCTGCAGCCCCTGGAAAACCGTTTCGCGGTGCATACCCTGGATCGGCTCGGTCACCATCCCAGCTATCCGGTCACCCCCAACTGGCAGCTGTTGCGGGAAGAATTGCTCGCCTATCTGGCGGAATTCCCCGGGCCGGTGATCGGGGTAGGTCATTCCATGGGGGGCGTCGTCATGGCGATGGCGGCGCTGAAAGCGCCGAAGCGCTTTCGTTGTCTTGTGATGCTGGACCCGCCGCTGATGGTGGGGATGGATGCCATGGCGCTGAAATTGGCCAAGCGCTTCAATCTGGTGGATCGAATCACCCCGGCGGGCAAGAGTCGTGGCCGTCGCGCGAGCTGGCCGAGTCATGACGCCATGCATAGCGATCTGCGCGTCAAGGGGCTGTTTCGCCGTTTCACGCCTCAGGCGCTGGAGGATTACGTGAAAGGCGCTACCCGAGTCGACAAGGACGGGCGTGTTCACCTGATCTTCGAGCCACGTATCGAGACGGAAATCTTTCGTCACCTGCCGGATCATCTCTGGCGCCTGCCGCGCAAGCTCGAGGTGCCCACGGCGCTGCTGGCAGGAAGCGAATCCGACCTGATCACTCCCTATCGGCGCAAACGGCTCGAACGGCGCGGCCTGAGAGTCGATACCGTACCTGGCGGGCACATGTATCCCATGGAACATCCCGAGGAAACACGTCGTATACTGCTCGCTACTCTGGAGCAATTGCTGGAGACCTCATGA
- a CDS encoding DUF6489 family protein yields the protein MKINVEFDLTPNEFRQAMGLPDVEAFQRDLMNRIQKQMEAGVEGYDPMSLMQPFLQLPFMQQPSFLKGGLQESFNDSMSQGLANLSNYQQMMLDMMRQAQTTSSADEGSQGQEESASKPTGTRKKTPASATSRSKRQVK from the coding sequence ATGAAGATAAACGTCGAATTCGATCTGACGCCTAACGAGTTTCGTCAAGCCATGGGGCTTCCGGACGTGGAAGCCTTTCAGCGAGACTTGATGAACCGCATCCAGAAACAGATGGAGGCGGGTGTTGAGGGTTATGACCCCATGAGCCTGATGCAACCCTTCCTGCAGCTTCCCTTCATGCAGCAGCCGTCTTTTCTCAAAGGCGGTCTTCAGGAAAGTTTCAACGATTCCATGAGCCAGGGGCTGGCCAATCTCAGCAACTATCAGCAGATGATGCTGGACATGATGCGTCAGGCCCAGACGACTTCCAGCGCGGATGAAGGGTCGCAGGGTCAAGAGGAATCGGCTTCCAAGCCGACGGGAACCCGCAAGAAAACACCCGCCAGCGCGACGTCGCGCAGCAAGCGCCAGGTGAAGTAA
- a CDS encoding phasin family protein, protein MQDKMITNFTEQTRGFFEPMRKLNGLMLDSMEKMTEFQLESMKRYTQMGTERMREASEVKDADDMRDFGTRQTEMLNELSKQMLEDAQSMTELSMQFKSEMEKVFAELNQKAQEQAKAMGQSVQQQADQASGRSSKTSSQSSRKNS, encoded by the coding sequence ATGCAAGACAAAATGATCACCAATTTCACCGAGCAGACCCGTGGCTTCTTTGAGCCGATGCGCAAGCTCAACGGCCTGATGCTCGACAGCATGGAAAAGATGACCGAGTTCCAGCTCGAATCCATGAAGCGCTATACCCAGATGGGTACCGAACGCATGCGCGAAGCCAGCGAAGTAAAGGACGCTGACGACATGCGTGACTTCGGGACTCGTCAGACAGAAATGCTCAACGAGCTTTCCAAGCAGATGCTCGAAGACGCTCAGTCGATGACGGAGCTGAGCATGCAGTTCAAGAGCGAGATGGAAAAGGTCTTTGCCGAACTGAACCAGAAGGCTCAGGAACAGGCCAAAGCCATGGGCCAGTCCGTTCAGCAACAGGCCGATCAAGCAAGCGGGCGCTCCTCCAAGACGTCCAGTCAGAGTAGTCGCAAGAATTCCTGA
- a CDS encoding alpha/beta fold hydrolase: protein MTAPLFMRCNERLAALSWGETEAPTWLALHGWLDNAASFTRLAPRLASQLQVRIVAIDFAGHGLSNWFPPNIDYAVWDYCHDVLDTLEALKLERCALMGHSLGAGVATLMAAAMPERVSRLVLIDGLGALATEAKDTARQLRQGLIGQRRRSKGVPSYTDMDSAIAARVKGGVTPIDADTARPLVERNAEMLEDGGVRPRTDSRLLRPSPVRFCPEQVLALLSAIQAPTLLVEASHGVLTHRDAAKAAREAIPGLTRRVLEGGHHLHLEVGVVDQVADVIATWWRKQG from the coding sequence ATGACCGCACCTCTTTTCATGCGCTGCAACGAGCGCCTGGCTGCCCTGAGCTGGGGCGAGACCGAAGCACCGACCTGGCTGGCGCTGCATGGCTGGCTGGATAACGCCGCCAGTTTCACGCGCCTGGCGCCGCGGCTTGCCAGTCAGTTGCAAGTCCGCATCGTGGCGATCGATTTCGCCGGTCATGGGCTTTCCAACTGGTTTCCGCCGAATATCGACTACGCGGTATGGGACTATTGCCACGACGTGCTGGATACGCTGGAGGCCTTGAAGCTTGAGCGTTGTGCGCTGATGGGCCACTCCCTGGGAGCCGGAGTGGCGACACTGATGGCGGCAGCGATGCCGGAGCGGGTCTCTAGGTTGGTGTTGATCGATGGCTTGGGCGCTCTTGCGACCGAGGCCAAGGATACCGCCCGGCAGCTGCGGCAAGGCTTGATCGGTCAGCGCCGCCGTTCGAAAGGTGTGCCAAGCTACACGGATATGGATAGCGCCATCGCGGCCCGGGTCAAGGGCGGCGTGACGCCAATCGATGCGGATACCGCCAGACCGCTGGTGGAGCGCAACGCCGAGATGCTGGAAGACGGTGGAGTACGGCCGCGCACGGACAGCCGATTGCTGCGACCTTCGCCGGTGCGCTTCTGCCCCGAGCAAGTACTGGCGCTTTTGAGCGCCATTCAGGCACCGACTCTGCTGGTCGAGGCCAGTCACGGTGTATTGACTCATCGCGACGCTGCGAAGGCAGCGCGAGAAGCGATTCCCGGTCTGACTCGCCGGGTGCTGGAAGGCGGCCACCATCTTCATCTGGAGGTCGGCGTTGTCGATCAGGTGGCGGATGTCATCGCTACCTGGTGGCGGAAACAAGGATAG
- a CDS encoding patatin-like phospholipase family protein, which translates to MESKNSQEATTGKRVALVLGSGGARGYAHIGVIEELERRGYEIAAISGCSMGALVGGIYAAGELSAYRDWVCQLDYVDVLKLIDVTWSPMGAMRASKVMSKLEGLIGNKCLEELAVPLTTVATDLVRQREVWFQSGSLLQAIRASIAVPGIITPVTIGEQILVDGGLMNPLPIIPTVSAHVDLVLAVNATAHSPQPVSLDDLLPEQDIAEENAREQEREDQGIIFAHWLEEARAWAQQRFFSNGDDEEEHGNEQAKQKRAWGRLDMMLASFDITQAALAKYKIAGYPPDVLIEIPKTVCGAYEFHRAEALISLGRHLAEQALDAYEGGCSKSAKMSRHVEVTRQTPRSETGKSSPASDEPG; encoded by the coding sequence ATGGAATCAAAAAATTCGCAGGAGGCGACAACGGGCAAGCGGGTCGCACTGGTGCTGGGAAGCGGTGGGGCGCGCGGTTACGCACATATCGGCGTGATCGAGGAACTCGAGCGTCGCGGCTATGAAATCGCAGCTATATCCGGCTGTTCCATGGGTGCCCTGGTTGGCGGTATTTACGCGGCGGGCGAGCTGAGCGCCTATCGCGACTGGGTCTGCCAGCTCGATTATGTCGACGTGCTCAAGCTGATCGATGTGACCTGGAGCCCCATGGGGGCGATGCGCGCCAGCAAGGTGATGAGCAAGCTCGAGGGTCTGATCGGCAACAAGTGCCTGGAAGAACTGGCGGTTCCCCTGACCACCGTCGCCACGGATCTGGTGCGACAGCGTGAGGTATGGTTTCAAAGTGGCTCCTTGCTGCAGGCGATTCGCGCCTCCATTGCGGTGCCGGGCATCATCACCCCGGTCACCATTGGTGAGCAGATTCTGGTGGACGGCGGTTTGATGAATCCATTGCCGATCATTCCTACCGTATCCGCGCACGTGGATCTGGTGCTGGCGGTCAACGCCACCGCGCACAGCCCTCAACCGGTCAGTCTGGATGACCTGCTGCCGGAACAGGATATCGCCGAGGAGAATGCCCGCGAGCAGGAGCGGGAAGATCAGGGAATCATCTTCGCGCACTGGCTGGAAGAAGCCCGCGCCTGGGCACAGCAGCGTTTCTTCAGCAATGGCGATGACGAGGAGGAGCATGGCAACGAGCAGGCCAAACAGAAACGCGCCTGGGGCAGGCTCGACATGATGCTTGCCTCCTTCGATATCACCCAAGCTGCCCTGGCCAAGTACAAGATCGCCGGCTACCCGCCGGATGTGCTGATCGAGATACCCAAGACCGTCTGCGGCGCCTACGAGTTTCATCGTGCCGAAGCGCTGATCTCCTTGGGACGGCATCTGGCCGAGCAGGCGCTGGATGCTTACGAAGGGGGTTGCAGCAAGAGCGCGAAGATGTCTCGGCATGTGGAGGTAACTCGACAGACACCCCGATCCGAGACGGGGAAGTCTTCACCTGCCAGCGACGAGCCGGGTTAG
- a CDS encoding AEC family transporter, with translation MNLVAVFLDTLDVTLPVFAMVFLGIGLKRVGWIDQAFVSTASLLVFNATLPTLIFISLIKADLDSTFDPGLMLFFLAATLLGFALSWVWAIYRVPQSERGIYVQGAFRGNCGVVGLALAASLYGDYGLSAGSVLLGLVILSYNTLSVVVLAAYQPGKSTDWQSLGLNILRNPLILAVLISLPFAGFSVRLPDWLMTSGEYFASMTLPLALICIGATLSVKALKSEGSIALGASLMKMVTLPALATLGAWLVGFEGRELGLLFVFFASPTAAASFVMVKAFGGNAGLAANIIALTTLMASITITLGVFVLRVLGLI, from the coding sequence GTGAACTTGGTCGCGGTTTTTCTCGACACGCTCGATGTCACCTTGCCGGTATTTGCCATGGTATTTCTCGGCATCGGATTGAAACGTGTCGGCTGGATCGATCAGGCGTTCGTCTCCACCGCCTCGCTGCTGGTCTTCAATGCTACCCTGCCGACGCTGATCTTCATCAGTCTGATCAAGGCGGATCTCGACAGTACCTTCGATCCCGGTCTGATGCTGTTCTTCCTGGCAGCCACTCTGCTCGGCTTCGCCCTTAGCTGGGTCTGGGCGATCTATCGGGTACCGCAATCGGAGCGCGGCATCTACGTACAAGGGGCCTTTCGCGGCAATTGCGGCGTGGTAGGGCTGGCCCTGGCCGCCAGTCTCTACGGGGATTACGGTCTGAGCGCGGGAAGCGTGCTGCTGGGGCTGGTGATACTCAGCTACAACACCTTGTCCGTGGTGGTGCTGGCGGCCTATCAACCCGGCAAGTCCACGGACTGGCAGAGCCTGGGGCTCAATATCCTGCGCAATCCTCTGATTCTCGCGGTACTGATCAGCCTGCCCTTCGCCGGTTTTTCCGTCAGGCTTCCCGACTGGCTGATGACCAGCGGAGAATATTTCGCCTCCATGACCCTGCCCCTGGCGCTGATCTGCATCGGCGCGACCCTCTCGGTCAAGGCGCTGAAAAGCGAAGGGTCCATCGCCCTGGGCGCAAGTCTGATGAAGATGGTGACCTTGCCTGCCTTGGCGACCTTGGGCGCCTGGCTCGTCGGTTTCGAAGGCCGGGAACTCGGTCTGCTGTTCGTCTTCTTCGCCAGCCCCACCGCCGCGGCAAGCTTCGTGATGGTCAAGGCGTTTGGCGGCAACGCCGGGCTCGCTGCCAACATCATTGCCCTCACCACCCTGATGGCCAGCATCACCATCACCCTGGGTGTCTTCGTGCTGCGGGTGCTGGGCCTGATCTAG
- the aroC gene encoding chorismate synthase, which yields MSGNTFGKLFTVTTFGESHGPALGAVVDGCPPGIALDETDLQRDLDRRRPGTSRHTTQRREPDRVRILSGVFEGVTTGTSIGLLIENTDQRSKDYSQIKDRFRPAHADYTYHHKYGLRDYRGGGRSSARETAMRVAAGGIAKRYLASQGIQVRGYMSQLGPIELAFKSWDAVEDNVFFCADPSRVAELEAYMDQLRRDQDSVGAKITVVADGVPVGLGEPVFDRLDAELAHGLMSINAVKGVEIGAGFSAVSQRGSEHRDEMTPEGFLSNHAGGVLGGISSGQPLIAHLALKPTSSITLPGRSIDIEGNPVEIVTKGRHDPCVGIRATPIAEAMMALTLMDHLLRHRAQNQGVVVSTPQLT from the coding sequence ATGTCCGGCAACACTTTCGGCAAACTCTTTACCGTCACCACTTTCGGGGAAAGTCACGGCCCGGCCCTGGGCGCCGTCGTCGACGGCTGCCCGCCGGGAATCGCGCTCGATGAGACGGATCTGCAGCGAGACCTGGACCGGCGCCGTCCCGGCACGTCTCGCCATACCACCCAGCGCCGGGAGCCGGACCGGGTGCGTATTCTCTCCGGCGTGTTCGAGGGTGTCACCACCGGCACTTCGATTGGCCTGCTGATCGAGAACACGGATCAGCGCTCCAAGGATTACTCGCAGATCAAGGATCGCTTTCGTCCCGCCCACGCGGACTATACCTATCATCACAAGTACGGTCTGCGGGATTATCGCGGCGGCGGTCGCTCCAGCGCCCGGGAAACCGCCATGCGGGTGGCCGCCGGCGGTATCGCCAAGCGTTATCTGGCAAGTCAGGGTATCCAGGTGCGCGGCTACATGAGCCAGCTCGGCCCTATCGAGCTGGCGTTCAAGTCCTGGGATGCCGTGGAAGACAACGTCTTCTTCTGTGCCGACCCCTCGCGAGTGGCGGAGCTGGAAGCTTACATGGACCAGCTGCGTCGGGATCAGGATTCCGTGGGCGCGAAGATCACGGTCGTTGCCGACGGTGTGCCGGTCGGCTTGGGTGAGCCGGTGTTCGATCGTCTCGATGCGGAACTGGCCCACGGCCTGATGAGTATCAACGCGGTCAAGGGCGTGGAAATCGGCGCGGGTTTTTCCGCGGTATCCCAGCGCGGTAGCGAGCATCGGGACGAGATGACTCCGGAGGGTTTTCTTTCCAATCATGCCGGTGGCGTGCTCGGTGGCATTTCCTCCGGACAGCCGCTGATCGCTCATCTGGCGCTCAAGCCGACTTCGAGTATTACCTTGCCGGGACGCTCCATCGATATCGAAGGCAATCCGGTGGAGATCGTTACCAAGGGGCGTCATGACCCCTGCGTGGGTATTCGCGCCACGCCGATCGCCGAAGCCATGATGGCCCTGACCCTGATGGATCATCTGCTGCGTCACCGCGCCCAGAACCAAGGGGTAGTGGTGTCGACGCCACAGTTGACCTGA
- a CDS encoding Smr/MutS family protein → MRRRPSTDEDISLFRQALEEVGVQRLNTNRADPGKPRNHSREALAERRAAAIDTSSTMSASRTSDGRVEAVTPSAFLDFSVADLPYRTHAQLKRGRIPWEAGLDLHGYTLNEARLELEQFLIDAKARRSRCVLVVHGKARNNAMDSYPVIKSHVNAWLREWPSVLAFCSARELDGGTGAVYVLLRRRGDLL, encoded by the coding sequence ATGCGCCGCCGCCCTTCCACCGACGAGGATATCTCACTGTTCCGCCAGGCACTGGAAGAGGTGGGCGTGCAGCGGCTGAACACGAACCGTGCCGATCCCGGCAAGCCCAGGAATCATTCGCGGGAGGCGCTGGCGGAACGTCGCGCCGCCGCCATCGACACCTCCAGCACCATGAGCGCGAGCCGCACCTCGGACGGTCGCGTCGAAGCGGTAACCCCCTCGGCGTTTCTCGATTTCAGCGTGGCGGATCTGCCCTACCGCACTCATGCCCAGCTCAAGCGCGGCAGAATCCCCTGGGAAGCGGGGCTCGATCTGCATGGTTATACCCTGAATGAAGCAAGGCTCGAGCTGGAGCAGTTCCTCATCGATGCCAAGGCGCGACGATCCCGCTGCGTGCTGGTGGTACACGGCAAGGCGCGTAACAATGCCATGGACAGCTACCCAGTGATCAAGAGCCATGTCAATGCCTGGCTTCGCGAGTGGCCCAGCGTGCTGGCCTTCTGTTCCGCCCGGGAACTGGACGGCGGCACCGGCGCGGTCTATGTGTTGCTGCGAAGGCGGGGGGACTTGCTCTAA